One segment of Marvinbryantia formatexigens DSM 14469 DNA contains the following:
- a CDS encoding sigma-70 family RNA polymerase sigma factor, whose amino-acid sequence MIHGNEKALEYVMLHYGGLVKSVVHRYLSMLPQYEEECISDVFLAVWNHAASYMPQKNPFANWIAGVARIKALDYKRRYAARLLEMSWEEAERCSGKDMMAEISQIEEEFSEETRQMLECLNPQDRELFLKIYVEEENVETVSAQSGLSRPVIYNRLSRGKKKIRRLFSRT is encoded by the coding sequence ATGATACACGGCAATGAAAAAGCGCTGGAATATGTCATGCTGCATTATGGAGGACTGGTGAAATCCGTGGTGCACCGGTATCTTTCTATGCTGCCGCAATATGAGGAGGAATGCATCAGCGATGTGTTTCTGGCGGTATGGAATCATGCCGCGTCCTATATGCCGCAGAAGAATCCCTTTGCAAACTGGATTGCCGGGGTCGCCCGCATCAAAGCGCTGGATTACAAGCGCCGATATGCCGCGCGGCTTCTGGAAATGAGCTGGGAGGAAGCGGAGCGCTGCAGCGGAAAGGATATGATGGCGGAAATCTCTCAGATAGAAGAGGAATTTTCCGAAGAAACCAGACAGATGCTGGAGTGCTTAAACCCGCAGGACCGGGAATTATTTCTGAAAATTTACGTCGAGGAAGAAAATGTGGAAACGGTCAGCGCGCAGAGCGGACTGAGCAGACCGGTCATATACAACCGCCTCTCCCGCGGAAAAAAGAAAATCCGGCGGCTGTTTTCCCGGACATGA
- a CDS encoding MerR family transcriptional regulator produces MTIKEVEEQTGLSRSNVRFYEKEKLIAPARNESNGYRDYSESDIENIKKIAYLRTLGISIEDIRNLIAEEATLHEVLQKQNDILGSQIADLNTAKILCEKMLDDESISYKDLKVEQYVTEPEEYWNDNKPVFKMDSVSFLYIWGSFFTWAVITVICLLTALLSYAKLPLEIPVQWSDGAASALVDRRFIFAYPAACIVIRYFIRPLIYGKLQMKAFHSKVMTEYLTNYICFAALSVEIFTVLFVYGRVKNVVIVLAVDTAVLIGVLLRGFTKNKPLL; encoded by the coding sequence ATGACAATAAAAGAGGTTGAGGAGCAGACCGGGTTATCACGCTCCAATGTGCGTTTTTATGAAAAAGAAAAACTGATTGCTCCGGCAAGAAACGAAAGCAATGGTTACAGGGATTATTCTGAGAGCGATATAGAGAATATAAAAAAGATTGCATATCTTAGAACTCTGGGGATTTCTATTGAGGATATCCGGAACCTTATAGCGGAAGAGGCAACCCTGCACGAGGTACTTCAGAAGCAAAATGATATATTAGGAAGTCAGATTGCGGATTTGAACACGGCAAAAATATTGTGTGAAAAGATGCTTGACGATGAAAGTATATCATATAAAGACCTGAAGGTAGAACAATATGTGACCGAACCAGAGGAATACTGGAATGATAATAAGCCGGTGTTCAAAATGGATTCCGTCAGCTTCCTATATATATGGGGAAGCTTTTTTACATGGGCAGTTATTACGGTAATATGTTTACTGACAGCTTTGTTGTCTTACGCAAAGCTTCCACTGGAAATTCCGGTGCAGTGGAGTGATGGGGCGGCGTCCGCACTGGTGGACAGAAGATTTATTTTTGCTTATCCGGCAGCGTGCATTGTAATCCGCTATTTCATCAGACCGCTTATTTATGGAAAATTGCAGATGAAAGCCTTTCATAGCAAAGTTATGACAGAGTACCTGACAAACTATATCTGCTTCGCTGCGTTATCGGTGGAAATCTTCACCGTACTGTTTGTTTATGGCAGGGTAAAAAATGTTGTGATAGTCCTGGCTGTCGATACAGCAGTGCTGATTGGCGTATTGCTGAGAGGGTTTACAAAAAACAAGCCGCTTCTTTAG
- a CDS encoding methylated-DNA--[protein]-cysteine S-methyltransferase has protein sequence MKEEIYFYQAPFGRLTLASDGEALTGLWIDGQKYDRATLTQPYETSREQLCAPEIQPYETPREQLCAPEIQPYGAPLEQMRAVSPEQLWGAPPVIADTMRWLDIYFSGKQPDFLPPLRPKGSAFRQEVWKILLKIPYGETTTYKKIAGEIAAAHGRSSMSAQAVGGAVGHNPISILIPCHRVLGTDGSLTGYAGGLTVKGYLLRLEGYLPGEIKP, from the coding sequence ATGAAAGAAGAGATATATTTTTATCAGGCGCCTTTCGGGCGGCTTACGCTGGCGTCTGACGGGGAGGCTCTTACCGGCTTGTGGATAGACGGGCAAAAATACGACCGGGCGACGCTGACACAGCCATATGAAACGTCGCGGGAGCAGCTATGCGCGCCGGAAATACAGCCATATGAAACGCCGCGGGAGCAGCTATGCGCGCCGGAAATTCAGCCATATGGCGCGCCGTTGGAGCAGATGCGTGCCGTATCGCCGGAACAGTTATGGGGCGCGCCTCCCGTCATTGCAGATACCATGCGCTGGCTGGACATTTATTTTTCGGGAAAACAGCCGGATTTTCTTCCGCCGCTCAGACCGAAGGGCAGTGCATTCCGGCAGGAGGTGTGGAAGATTTTACTGAAAATCCCTTACGGAGAGACGACCACCTATAAGAAGATTGCCGGGGAAATCGCGGCGGCGCATGGGAGAAGCAGCATGTCGGCGCAGGCGGTCGGCGGTGCGGTAGGGCACAATCCAATCAGTATCCTGATTCCGTGCCATCGCGTGCTCGGAACAGACGGGAGTCTTACAGGATACGCCGGCGGTCTGACAGTAAAGGGATATCTGCTCCGGTTGGAAGGATACCTGCCGGGAGAGATAAAACCCTGA
- a CDS encoding DUF4179 domain-containing protein, with protein MKQEVYTLLNEMEHSADSYGEFRADADDVRNWKKTIPVRSSRRKSWKRYAAAAACICVLGTAISPVGQKAYAGVSAAMYSLSKVLGIREDLSPYLSVVGETVEKDGISATLNEVILDDETLLVSYAIHSEEALDSLEVEGGMHPGVSVSIDGAQVSFAFGGGMEEADEHTMAVYGELEVPGISTEKQMDMEMEFYFGEEVLGTIGFTVSGAELLADTKTVELDKTFRLPDGTGVTLEKYTTSDVNQKVYFTTSTGECGYDLKLEGTDDLGNAVEINMRSFLEGKGRMEVNTIDNGYIRKDAKALTLTLYAVAFPEESGQMSNDYQQVGEPFTIALE; from the coding sequence ATGAAACAGGAAGTTTATACGCTGTTAAATGAAATGGAACATAGTGCAGACAGCTACGGAGAATTCCGGGCGGATGCAGACGATGTAAGAAACTGGAAAAAAACGATTCCGGTCAGAAGCAGCAGAAGAAAGAGCTGGAAACGATATGCGGCGGCTGCAGCGTGCATCTGTGTACTGGGGACAGCAATCAGCCCTGTGGGGCAGAAGGCTTATGCCGGAGTGAGCGCCGCCATGTACAGTCTCTCAAAGGTGCTGGGAATCCGGGAGGATTTGAGCCCGTATCTGTCGGTGGTTGGAGAAACGGTGGAAAAGGATGGAATTTCCGCCACCTTAAATGAGGTGATTCTGGACGATGAGACATTGCTGGTTTCCTACGCGATTCATTCAGAGGAGGCACTGGATTCGCTGGAGGTGGAAGGCGGCATGCATCCGGGGGTGAGCGTAAGCATTGACGGCGCGCAGGTCTCCTTTGCGTTCGGAGGCGGTATGGAAGAAGCGGATGAGCACACGATGGCGGTATACGGCGAGCTGGAGGTTCCCGGAATAAGCACGGAAAAGCAGATGGATATGGAAATGGAATTTTATTTCGGGGAAGAAGTGCTGGGGACGATTGGTTTTACCGTGTCGGGAGCGGAGCTGCTGGCGGATACAAAAACAGTTGAGCTGGATAAGACCTTCCGCCTTCCGGACGGAACAGGCGTGACACTGGAAAAATATACGACAAGCGATGTAAATCAGAAGGTGTACTTCACAACTTCCACGGGTGAGTGCGGGTATGATTTGAAGCTGGAGGGAACGGACGACCTGGGTAATGCAGTGGAAATCAATATGAGATCCTTCCTGGAAGGAAAGGGGCGCATGGAAGTAAATACCATTGATAACGGCTACATCCGGAAAGATGCAAAGGCGCTGACACTGACGCTGTATGCAGTCGCGTTTCCGGAGGAAAGCGGACAGATGAGCAACGATTACCAGCAGGTAGGCGAGCCGTTTACGATTGCGCTTGAGTAA
- the rpsJ gene encoding 30S ribosomal protein S10: MASQVMRITLKAYDHQLIDASAKKIIETVKKNGSQVSGPVPLPTKKEVVTILRAVHKYKDSREQFEQRTHKRLIDIITPTQKTVDALSRLEMPAGVYIDIKMKTK; the protein is encoded by the coding sequence ATGGCAAGTCAAGTAATGAGAATCACACTGAAAGCGTATGACCATCAGCTGATTGATGCATCCGCAAAGAAAATCATCGAAACTGTAAAAAAGAACGGATCACAGGTGAGCGGACCGGTGCCCCTTCCGACAAAGAAGGAAGTAGTTACCATTCTCCGTGCTGTACACAAGTACAAAGATTCCAGAGAACAGTTCGAGCAGAGAACTCATAAAAGACTGATTGATATCATCACACCGACCCAGAAGACGGTGGATGCGCTGTCCAGACTGGAAATGCCGGCTGGCGTATATATCGATATCAAGATGAAGACCAAATAA
- a CDS encoding DUF2284 domain-containing protein: protein MTEKEMKELALAEGFTEAEIIETEELTFIHSLRACCEANECGNYGRNYACPPDCGSPEAMEARVRQYRKALVLQTVQQVDDIMDSAQTKEAKKFHNMISWELIGRLREEGLEGLPVMAGPCSACAVCAKTEGKPCRFPEKIASCLSAYCIHAADMAEKCGMDYWCGRSRVAFFSIYLFN from the coding sequence ATGACAGAGAAGGAAATGAAGGAACTTGCCCTGGCGGAAGGATTTACAGAGGCAGAGATTATAGAGACAGAGGAGCTGACGTTTATACATAGCCTGCGCGCATGCTGCGAGGCGAATGAATGCGGAAATTACGGAAGAAATTATGCCTGTCCACCCGACTGCGGAAGTCCGGAGGCGATGGAAGCACGGGTAAGACAATACCGGAAGGCGCTGGTTCTGCAGACTGTCCAGCAGGTAGACGATATTATGGACAGCGCGCAGACAAAAGAGGCAAAGAAGTTTCATAATATGATATCCTGGGAGCTGATAGGAAGGCTGCGGGAGGAGGGGCTGGAGGGACTGCCGGTTATGGCGGGACCGTGTTCTGCATGTGCCGTCTGCGCAAAAACGGAAGGAAAGCCATGCCGTTTCCCGGAAAAGATTGCCTCCTGTCTTTCCGCCTACTGTATTCATGCGGCGGACATGGCGGAAAAATGCGGGATGGACTACTGGTGCGGAAGAAGCAGAGTGGCGTTTTTCAGTATATATCTGTTTAATTAG
- a CDS encoding patatin-like phospholipase family protein: MKTGLVLEGGAMRGIYTAGVLDILMENDIYTDGVIGVSAGAIHGCSYVSHQPRRSIRYYMKYCKSWRFMSFRSLLLTGNIVNTRFCYQEIPERLDPFDYQKFITSGIEFYVTCTNMKTGKAEYIRCTDLHRQIDCMRASASMPYVSRPVYLNGTPYLDGGVADSIPLEAFQSLGFNRNLVVLTQVDGYQKHGSRLDKVDAYRKYPNFRKALLDRPQQYNETLARIKKEEAAGEILVIRPSRDLHVHRMEKDREKIRLMYMLGRHDAKKALPRIQKFFGV; encoded by the coding sequence ATGAAAACAGGACTTGTATTAGAGGGAGGCGCCATGCGCGGCATTTATACCGCAGGCGTACTGGATATTCTGATGGAAAATGATATTTATACGGACGGCGTAATCGGCGTATCCGCCGGAGCTATCCACGGATGCTCGTATGTATCCCATCAGCCCAGGCGCAGCATCCGTTATTACATGAAATACTGCAAAAGCTGGCGGTTTATGAGCTTCCGTTCACTGCTTCTCACCGGAAACATTGTCAATACCCGTTTCTGCTACCAGGAAATTCCGGAGCGGCTGGACCCGTTCGACTACCAGAAATTTATTACCTCCGGTATCGAATTTTATGTAACCTGCACGAACATGAAAACCGGAAAAGCGGAATATATCCGCTGTACAGACCTCCATCGTCAGATTGACTGTATGCGCGCTTCCGCATCTATGCCGTATGTTTCCAGACCGGTTTATCTGAACGGCACCCCGTATCTGGATGGAGGCGTTGCCGACAGCATTCCGCTGGAAGCCTTCCAGTCGCTGGGCTTCAACCGCAACCTGGTGGTACTGACACAGGTAGACGGCTATCAGAAGCACGGCTCCCGCCTCGACAAAGTAGACGCTTACCGGAAATATCCGAACTTCCGCAAAGCACTGCTCGACCGTCCGCAGCAGTATAACGAAACACTTGCCAGAATCAAAAAGGAGGAAGCCGCCGGAGAAATTCTCGTTATCCGTCCCAGCCGTGACCTGCACGTTCACCGCATGGAAAAGGACCGCGAAAAAATCCGTCTGATGTATATGCTCGGCAGGCACGACGCCAAAAAAGCGCTGCCGCGGATACAGAAATTCTTCGGAGTGTAG
- a CDS encoding class I SAM-dependent methyltransferase: MWIADGWKDYEVIDTSAGEKLERWGDYILVRPDPQVIWNTPRKERGWKHPNAHYHRSKRGGGEWEFFDLPEQWSIHYKSLTFQLKPFSFKHTGLFPEQAANWDWFSEKIKTAGRPVKVLNLFAYTGGATLAAAAAGASVTHVDASKGMVGWAKENARASALESAPVRWIVDDCVKFVEREIRRGNHYDAIIMDPPSYGRGPKGEIWKIEDAIYPLVQLCAKLLSDEPLFFLINSYTTGLAPAVLSYMIATELKSLGGHVDAQEVGLPVSSNGLVLPCGASGRWER; encoded by the coding sequence ATGTGGATTGCCGATGGCTGGAAGGATTATGAAGTGATTGATACGTCAGCGGGAGAAAAGCTGGAGCGCTGGGGAGATTATATTCTGGTGCGCCCGGACCCGCAGGTCATCTGGAATACGCCCCGGAAGGAGCGCGGCTGGAAGCATCCGAACGCGCATTACCACCGCAGCAAAAGAGGCGGCGGCGAATGGGAATTTTTTGATTTGCCCGAACAGTGGAGCATTCATTATAAATCGCTGACGTTCCAGTTGAAACCGTTCAGCTTTAAGCACACCGGTCTTTTCCCGGAACAGGCGGCAAACTGGGACTGGTTTTCAGAGAAAATAAAAACGGCAGGCAGACCTGTGAAGGTGCTGAACCTCTTCGCTTATACAGGCGGCGCCACGCTGGCCGCCGCAGCCGCCGGAGCTTCTGTCACCCATGTCGACGCCTCAAAGGGCATGGTCGGCTGGGCGAAGGAGAACGCGCGCGCTTCCGCTCTTGAGAGCGCTCCTGTCCGCTGGATCGTCGACGACTGCGTAAAGTTTGTGGAACGTGAGATCCGCCGCGGCAATCATTACGATGCCATTATCATGGACCCGCCCTCCTACGGACGCGGTCCCAAAGGAGAAATCTGGAAGATAGAGGACGCCATTTATCCGCTGGTGCAGCTCTGTGCAAAGCTGCTCAGCGATGAACCGCTTTTCTTCCTTATTAATTCGTACACCACCGGACTTGCCCCCGCAGTTCTTTCCTATATGATAGCGACGGAATTGAAATCGCTTGGCGGGCATGTGGACGCGCAGGAGGTCGGTCTGCCGGTATCCTCTAATGGTCTGGTGCTGCCCTGCGGCGCTTCCGGACGCTGGGAGCGCTAA
- a CDS encoding metallophosphoesterase family protein, whose translation MKILAIADEESKYLWDYYERNKLEGVDLILSAGDLKPEYLSFLTTMYAIPVLYVPGNHDDKYEQHPPEGCICVDDDIYVHDGIRILGLGGSMRYRTGGNQYTDQQMHRRVRRLWWKLKKNKGFDILLTHSPAYQLNDGRDLPHQGFQDFVYLMEKYNPRFFIHGHVHVTYGRQHKRYDKYQNTHIINAYERCIFDYDDENLKDHIR comes from the coding sequence ATGAAAATACTTGCGATTGCAGATGAAGAATCCAAATATCTGTGGGATTATTATGAAAGGAATAAGCTGGAAGGAGTGGACCTGATACTTTCGGCAGGAGATCTGAAGCCGGAATATCTGTCCTTCTTGACAACCATGTATGCGATTCCGGTGCTCTATGTGCCGGGAAATCATGACGATAAGTATGAGCAGCATCCGCCGGAGGGTTGTATCTGCGTGGACGACGATATCTATGTCCACGATGGCATCCGTATCCTGGGGCTGGGCGGTTCCATGCGTTACCGCACGGGCGGAAACCAGTATACGGACCAGCAGATGCACCGGCGTGTCCGCAGACTCTGGTGGAAGCTGAAGAAAAATAAAGGCTTTGACATTCTGCTGACGCATTCGCCCGCCTACCAGCTGAACGATGGCAGGGACCTGCCGCACCAGGGCTTTCAGGATTTTGTCTATCTGATGGAAAAATACAATCCGCGTTTTTTCATCCACGGTCATGTGCATGTGACATACGGGCGTCAGCACAAACGCTATGACAAATACCAGAACACCCATATCATCAATGCATATGAAAGATGCATCTTCGATTATGATGATGAAAATCTGAAGGACCATATCCGTTAG
- a CDS encoding putative DNA modification/repair radical SAM protein: MEIVSDISLKEKLHILADAAKYDVACTSSGVDRKGKEGFLGNSVSCGICHSFASDGRCISLLKILLTNHCVYDCKYCINRVSNDVVRTAFTPQEVCQLTTEFYKRNYIEGLFLSSGIWKNPTYTMEQICQTLYLLRTEYKFNGYIHVKAIPGAPEELLAAAGYLADRMSVNLELPTGEGLKKLAPNKSHRAILKPMRMMTDTIAGHRLAIGKSAQMERSGGNRYLSNSIFRTAQLEQQASDAERGNSGGASSATGAGMSDGAASATGAGTSGGSATVMGAGTSVQRDDARQIVMPEKPGASGDFALPGRLRKMDWKRPFAPAGQSTQMIIGATPETDYHLLKTTQHLYQTYDLKRVFFSAYVPLNEDSALPAPGTPAPLLREHRLYQADWLLRFYGFQADELLTIERPNFNEQLDPKCDWALRHLELFPVEINRAPYDMILRVPGVGPKSAMRIVQARRHGALDFQHLKRIGVVLKRAHYFITCSGKMMYRTPIEEQYITRQLVGANQKENWQIMHQNEQSFRQMSLFDDFQMQV; the protein is encoded by the coding sequence ATGGAAATTGTATCGGATATATCGCTGAAAGAAAAACTGCATATTCTGGCGGACGCGGCAAAGTATGATGTCGCCTGCACCTCCAGCGGGGTGGACCGGAAGGGAAAGGAGGGCTTTCTGGGAAATTCTGTCTCCTGTGGCATCTGCCACAGCTTTGCATCGGATGGACGCTGTATTTCGCTTTTAAAGATTCTGCTGACGAATCACTGCGTGTATGATTGCAAATACTGCATCAACCGTGTATCGAACGATGTTGTGCGCACCGCATTCACACCGCAGGAAGTCTGCCAGCTGACGACGGAATTTTATAAACGGAATTATATAGAAGGATTGTTCTTAAGCTCTGGAATCTGGAAAAATCCGACGTACACGATGGAGCAGATCTGCCAGACGCTCTATCTGCTGCGCACGGAATATAAGTTCAACGGGTATATTCATGTGAAAGCGATTCCGGGAGCGCCGGAGGAGCTGCTGGCGGCGGCAGGCTATCTGGCGGACCGCATGAGCGTCAATCTGGAGCTGCCGACGGGCGAGGGGCTGAAAAAGCTGGCGCCCAACAAAAGCCACCGGGCGATACTAAAACCGATGCGCATGATGACGGATACCATTGCCGGGCACCGGCTTGCGATTGGAAAGAGCGCGCAGATGGAGCGCAGCGGAGGCAACCGCTACCTGTCGAACAGTATTTTCCGGACGGCGCAGCTTGAGCAGCAGGCGTCCGACGCGGAGAGAGGAAACTCCGGCGGGGCGTCATCTGCCACGGGTGCGGGAATGTCCGACGGGGCGGCATCTGCTACGGGTGCGGGAACGTCCGGCGGGTCGGCGACTGTTATGGGTGCGGGAACGTCCGTACAGAGGGATGACGCGCGGCAGATCGTCATGCCGGAGAAGCCTGGCGCCTCCGGAGATTTTGCTCTGCCGGGCAGGCTGCGCAAAATGGACTGGAAGCGTCCCTTTGCGCCGGCAGGTCAGAGCACGCAGATGATTATCGGCGCGACGCCGGAGACAGATTACCATCTGCTGAAAACGACGCAGCATCTGTACCAGACCTACGATCTGAAGCGTGTGTTTTTTTCCGCCTATGTTCCGCTCAATGAGGACAGCGCGCTGCCGGCGCCAGGCACGCCTGCGCCGCTGCTGCGGGAGCACCGTCTGTACCAGGCGGACTGGCTGCTGCGCTTTTACGGGTTCCAGGCGGATGAGCTTCTCACGATAGAACGCCCCAATTTTAATGAGCAGCTCGACCCGAAATGCGACTGGGCGCTCCGCCATCTGGAATTGTTTCCGGTGGAGATCAACCGCGCTCCTTACGATATGATTCTGCGTGTTCCGGGCGTGGGGCCAAAATCTGCAATGCGGATCGTGCAGGCGCGCAGACACGGGGCACTCGATTTCCAGCATCTGAAGCGTATCGGGGTGGTGCTGAAGAGAGCGCATTATTTCATCACCTGCTCCGGAAAAATGATGTACAGAACGCCGATAGAGGAGCAGTACATCACGCGCCAGCTCGTGGGCGCAAATCAGAAAGAAAACTGGCAGATTATGCATCAGAATGAGCAGAGCTTCCGGCAGATGTCACTGTTCGATGATTTTCAGATGCAGGTATAA
- a CDS encoding TIGR03915 family putative DNA repair protein translates to MTVYTCGESFEEMMTCIYEAWAGRRGHANIKLQLEPVDQPELFCEYLSVCADAEKAEKVVRAIRQKISAEAYRQVFYAAMSVFPDRLEAIYRFLILGFACGAKVTHMLSEPSVMRVLELSRKCSNEMHYFREFTRFTAIDTAPGGQVFGTGEEFSSEKVYVAHIEPKCNITALTAGHFADRMPSEHWMIIDDNRRIAAVHPKNQPFYMTALSGAEMQRLAETEQRGDCFTELWQEFFRTIGIRERRNEKCQKNLMPLWYRKHMTECRQ, encoded by the coding sequence ATGACCGTTTATACATGCGGGGAATCATTTGAGGAAATGATGACCTGTATTTATGAGGCGTGGGCGGGCAGAAGAGGGCACGCCAATATAAAACTGCAACTGGAGCCGGTCGACCAGCCGGAGCTGTTCTGCGAATATCTGTCTGTGTGCGCGGATGCGGAGAAAGCAGAGAAGGTGGTCCGCGCCATCCGGCAGAAAATTTCCGCGGAGGCATACCGGCAGGTGTTTTATGCGGCAATGTCTGTCTTTCCGGACAGGCTGGAGGCGATTTACCGTTTTCTGATTCTGGGTTTTGCCTGCGGAGCGAAGGTAACGCATATGCTTTCGGAGCCGTCTGTGATGCGCGTGCTGGAGCTGAGCCGCAAATGCAGTAATGAAATGCATTACTTCCGGGAGTTTACCAGATTTACGGCAATAGATACAGCTCCCGGAGGGCAGGTCTTTGGCACGGGGGAGGAATTTTCATCTGAAAAAGTGTATGTCGCCCATATTGAACCAAAGTGCAATATTACAGCGCTGACCGCCGGACATTTTGCGGACCGGATGCCGTCGGAGCACTGGATGATTATTGACGATAACCGCCGGATCGCGGCAGTGCATCCGAAGAACCAGCCGTTTTATATGACGGCGCTCTCCGGTGCGGAAATGCAGCGACTGGCAGAGACGGAGCAGCGGGGAGACTGCTTCACAGAACTCTGGCAGGAGTTTTTCCGGACCATCGGGATTCGGGAGAGAAGGAATGAAAAATGTCAGAAAAATCTGATGCCGCTCTGGTACCGTAAGCATATGACGGAATGCAGACAGTAA
- a CDS encoding BMP family ABC transporter substrate-binding protein, with product MSLEEYGKALKLGKKEVAARSARGLYPYLEVLDDIPEAANSIMEYPLGLVQIPTDQIVGTKTEGRSKAFAANFMPVLSEYSEFARKWANLCESHLTEGIRDPIKAYEFMNKFYVLEGNKRVSVLKYFDAVSIPGTVTRIVPPRTEEKENKIYYEFMDFYNLSSVNYIYFSEEGRFAKLQRLLGKQPDEMWTDEDRQTFSSLYSSFSSGYRAMGGDKLGITVGDAFLDFIEIQGYDELDKMTTSEFKETLAKSWKVFDTLADSDAVEIQMTPKENKKPLLQRLIPLSSPELKIAFVHETDPQKSGWTYAHDLGRMHLEQVFPDQVKIREYHMEEQSEKAAEAMINRAVQDGSTLIFTTSPVLAHASIKAAMEYPDVKILNCSLLASHGYIRTYSARMYEAKFLIGAIAGAMAENNRIGYMADYPIYGTVANVNAFALGAKMVNPRAKIYVEWTAKKNVDIYEHFREQGVSYVSGRDIIIPGKSQGSRHFGLFKLDEVSPHNLAMPIWHWGKFYEKMIRQILSGTWKNEENSRVKTVNYWWGMSSGMVDVICSQNLPLGTSRLVELLKNTISSGEFNPFSGVLYSQDGPIQEDGDDVLTPEKIITMDWLAENVIGEIPKIADLQEKARAVVLQQGVESTEE from the coding sequence ATGAGTTTAGAAGAATATGGGAAAGCATTAAAGCTTGGCAAGAAAGAGGTTGCCGCGAGGTCGGCAAGGGGACTGTATCCTTATCTGGAGGTGCTCGACGATATTCCGGAGGCGGCGAATTCCATCATGGAATATCCGCTGGGACTGGTGCAGATTCCGACGGACCAGATCGTCGGTACGAAAACAGAGGGCAGAAGCAAGGCATTTGCCGCAAATTTTATGCCGGTTCTGTCAGAGTATTCCGAGTTTGCGCGCAAGTGGGCGAATCTCTGCGAATCGCATCTGACGGAGGGAATCCGCGACCCGATTAAAGCCTACGAATTCATGAATAAGTTTTACGTTCTGGAAGGAAATAAGCGCGTCAGTGTGCTGAAATATTTTGACGCGGTATCGATTCCGGGTACGGTTACGCGCATTGTTCCGCCGCGCACCGAGGAGAAAGAAAATAAAATTTATTATGAATTTATGGATTTTTACAATCTTTCCAGCGTGAATTACATCTATTTTTCCGAGGAAGGACGCTTTGCGAAGCTGCAGAGGCTGCTGGGCAAGCAGCCCGATGAGATGTGGACGGACGAGGACCGCCAGACCTTCAGCTCGCTGTATTCCAGCTTCAGCTCCGGTTACCGGGCAATGGGTGGGGATAAGCTGGGGATTACGGTCGGCGACGCTTTCCTGGACTTCATAGAGATTCAGGGCTACGACGAGCTGGATAAGATGACCACCTCGGAATTTAAGGAGACGCTGGCAAAGAGCTGGAAGGTGTTTGACACCCTGGCGGACAGCGATGCGGTGGAAATCCAGATGACCCCGAAGGAAAACAAAAAGCCGCTTCTGCAGCGTCTGATTCCGCTCAGCTCGCCGGAGCTGAAGATAGCCTTTGTGCATGAGACGGACCCGCAGAAATCGGGCTGGACATATGCGCACGACCTTGGCAGAATGCACCTGGAGCAGGTTTTTCCGGACCAGGTGAAAATCAGGGAATATCATATGGAGGAGCAGAGTGAGAAGGCGGCGGAGGCGATGATCAACCGCGCGGTGCAGGATGGCAGCACGCTGATTTTCACGACTTCGCCGGTGCTTGCACACGCCAGCATCAAGGCGGCGATGGAGTATCCGGATGTAAAAATTCTGAACTGTTCGCTGCTTGCCAGTCACGGTTACATCCGTACCTACAGCGCAAGAATGTATGAGGCGAAATTCCTTATCGGCGCGATTGCCGGGGCAATGGCGGAAAACAACCGCATCGGCTATATGGCGGACTATCCGATTTACGGTACGGTTGCCAATGTCAACGCTTTTGCGCTGGGGGCGAAAATGGTAAATCCGCGGGCAAAGATCTATGTGGAGTGGACGGCAAAGAAAAACGTGGATATTTACGAGCATTTCCGGGAGCAGGGCGTTTCCTATGTGTCGGGAAGAGATATCATTATTCCGGGCAAGAGCCAGGGCTCGCGTCATTTCGGGCTGTTTAAGCTGGATGAGGTGTCGCCGCACAATCTTGCCATGCCAATCTGGCACTGGGGCAAATTTTATGAGAAGATGATTCGTCAGATTCTGAGCGGTACCTGGAAAAATGAGGAGAACTCCAGAGTAAAAACGGTGAATTACTGGTGGGGTATGTCCTCCGGCATGGTCGATGTTATCTGTTCACAGAATCTGCCGCTGGGAACCTCCAGACTGGTGGAGCTTCTGAAGAACACGATCAGCTCCGGAGAATTCAATCCGTTTTCCGGCGTTCTGTATTCGCAGGACGGTCCGATACAGGAGGACGGCGACGACGTTCTGACGCCGGAGAAAATCATCACGATGGACTGGCTTGCGGAAAATGTGATTGGAGAAATACCGAAAATTGCCGATTTGCAGGAGAAGGCAAGGGCGGTTGTGCTGCAGCAGGGCGTCGAGTCAACAGAAGAATAA